agCTCCAGGTCAGCCCAACTATATAGTGAAATATCAGCAGCATCCACGTTGAAGCCGGAAAGTTACTGGGAATTTGAAGCCATCATggactacatactgagttctgAGTGAATAAAACAAATAGGGAATTGATTCTTAGAGCTAGATGTATCATCAGAAATCAAGGCAATATGAATGGGGCCTAGTACCCATttacttaggagactgaggctaAATCCAATATACAGCAGAATGTATACTATACattctaagttcaaggcctgcaTGGAAAACTTTGTAAGATCCTGGGTCAAAATAAAGACTAAAAGGGCCATTCatatgactcagtgagtaaagatgtGTCACCAACGTGGTCCCCTGAGTTTGTCATTCCCTGCAACCCacatgtggaagaagagaaccaactcttgcaagcTATCTTTTGATCTCCACTCACTCTGGAGTGcttaagcatgtgtgtgcactcacacacacaactaaactataataaattttaaaaataaagagtaaaaggAGAGCTGGGGACATGGCTTAGTGGTATaatgctattattattatcaattattattgttattattattattattattagctgtcttcagacataccagaaaagggcatcaggtcttattacagatagttgtgagctaccatgtggttgctgggaattgaactcaggacctctggaagagcagtcgacgctcttaaccgctgagccatctccccaaccctgtttttagtttttcgaagacaaagtttcactatgtagctctggctggcctggagctctctatgGAGAGCagtctgaccttgaattcacggaaaaccgcctgcctctgcctcctgagtgctgggactatcgCAGTGCCCTCTACCCAGAACCTAGAATTTAATTGTAAATATTCTACCAGAAGCAACTGTTCCCCTGACAGGTCCAGGGGAAGGCTGCCAAGGGTGGGTAACTGTGAGGCAAGCCCATCTGCttgatggagggaggagggaaaacagCGGAACCAGAACTGGTGCTGGGAAGTTTTCCACCAGTTGTTGGCAATCTCCATAGCTTCTTAgtttggaggagctgagaggagctAGAAAGTAGCCATGATAAATTATTAATGGTTTAAAAACAGTCTTTAGAAAGAGTGAGGTTGTTGATAATATTTGAACCATAAAGAGACACAAGGTAAGACCAGATAAATGAATGTGTTCATTTCAGTTCGTGAAACAAATTTAGCAGATCAGAGTCACTTTGAAAGGAATATAGCAGAAACTATAAGAATATCTGTTTCAGAATTAAGGGACATATTTTGTGAAGCCTTTCAACTttggcattcacacacacatggtactGGGTTGTACTAAATGCAGTGTATCATTTCAGTGACAGAAAATCTGTATGTTCGCAAAAATTGCAGTGGTCAGCCTTACTGCATATCTAACAAGAGCATACACAGCTTAACAAACATCTGCTCAATAGATATCTCATATCCCGGAGTTTCCTAAGTTCTTGTCTGGAGTATAAAATATGCTCCTGCCCCCTCAATAAGTCTGCTGGAAAATAGGACAGTAgtacaggaagaaaagagagtgaGTTTTATCTAACACTGAGGCTAGATAGACATAAGGCATAGTTGGGGGCGGGGGACAGAAAAACTAGGCATCGGTTAAtgaagtgtatatgtgtgggtacatgagtgcaggtgtcagAGGACACCAGAGgggttggatcccctagagctgtaGTCACAGGCAGTTATGAACTTCCTGACAAACATGCTGGAATCAAcctcaggtcctctataagagcagtacaTGCCGTTGACtattcagccatctctctagcccctattttattttgaagtgaggtctcattttgtagcacaggctggctttgaacttgaaatcTTACAGTCTCAgactcccatgtgctgggatttcaggaatGTATTGCCACACTGGCTTAcatagtctttcttttctttctttctttctttttttttttaaagatttatttatttattatatgtaagtacactgtagctgtcttcagacactccagaagagggcatcagatctcattacagatggttgtgagcccatgtggttgctgggatttgaacttaggatcttGGGAAGAGtaggcagtgttcttaaccgctgagccatctctccggccctctTTCCTCATTGTCCACCTATTTTTGAGCATTTGTCTTTTGGCCAGATAACTTCTGCTCCAAACaggtctcctctcctctgtcctgtCCTTCCCCTCTGGCTCTTCCCTATTATGACCTCTGAAATGCAAATCTGACTTTATTACACCTTATCCTAAAAACTGTAGATATCCCTAAAAAACCCTCATAAAAAGGTGGCCTTCTCATGTCCAGGAGCTTTGGGGAGACTGGACTGATAGTCCTTCCAAGGCACCTGTTTCCTCTGCTGCCCACACACCCTGTCAAAGCCACATTAATGGTGAAGGTCTTCTCTCACTGCAGGCAGTCTCCAGGGCTTGTTCTGCCCCACCTCCCCACAATCCCTGGTGTGAACTTGGCCAGCATCCATTCACCAGTGCCTTTCTGATGCTGTGGTCAAGCCCAGCAGCATATACTCTCTGAGctctgtgcttccccaccccaccctcaccccagccAGCGTGCCCCTGATTTGTTTGATTTGGTCAGCTCCGTATTCATAGTAAGTTTAGAGGTGTTATAAGCAGCTGAACCCACGTTTCCATTTTATACATATGGGACCTGAAGGATGACAAAAATTAgtcctttgtgtttttctttctgtttcatctgTCAGCAATGAGAGAAGAACATACAGCCCTCTTGCCCACCTCATTCCTGGGAACAAATTATACCATCTCTCACTCACTTCTTCTCCTTACCAAGTGAGAATAAGAGCATCTCTCAGGGTCAAGAACTGTGGGCCATTCACTCTCTATTGCTAGGTCACGTCGTCCACATTGATGACCTTGAACATATGCAGGGGTAGGCACAGGGAAGAAGCTCACACCCAGGATTCTCTCTAAGCCTTCCTCTAGAAAGCCTTCTTGGTCTGTCCCTGTAAAGGAGGCCTGCGCCATCTGCCGCTCCAGGTGTCCTGTCTGGCAAGCTGGAAACCTGCATCACTGGGTAGCTGGAGGCTACACAGGGGCCTGACTGGCTGATGCGGGCTGGACAACAGTGCTAGAGGGAAAGAGTCTTAGGATTGTACTCTGATAGCAAAACATTCCACAGCTGCTCCACATGTGAGCAGGTGTCTTACAGATAAGCACTGCTTAAGAATGTGCTAAGGTATTCGTTCTGGGTGAggtagcacatacctgtagtcatagctactcaggaggccaagCCAGGAGGATGGCTTGAGAGCAAAAGTTGAAGGTCAGGCTGATGGGTATTGGAAGatttttatctcaaaagaaaagaaaataaaagcatccaTGGGAGAGGCTGCAGATAAAATGCTGTTCCAGAAAACTCAGCCAGAGCCCACGGAGAGGGggagggtgggggcgggggagtgTTAGTCGTTAGAAGGACAGCCAGGCCCACAGCTGTCAATGCCTTTTTCTACCTGCAGGTCCTCAGATGACCAGCTCAGCTCATGCCTCCTGCGGGCTGTAGCCCAGCTCCGGTCACAGCTCTGGGCTCACCTCCCTCGAGCCCCACCAGCTTCCCATCGGAGCCCCTCTGCCTGGCGTTGGGTTGGGGGGACCTTGGTGGTCCCTGCAGTCCTGTGGCAGCATCCCCGCCTCTGCCTTATAGCACTGTGTGAGACCAGAGGGTCCCCTCCTGCCCGGCCCACACGCGCCCCAGAGCTGGGCTTTAACTGGAAGCTCTTTTGGCATTTCCTCCATCCCCATCTGCTGGCCCTGGGGGCGGCCATTGTGGTGAGGCTCCCTGCTCCTCCATGCTCAGGCCAGGAAGGGCCCAGGCAACTCCAAACTTGAGCTGCACAGAGGTAGCCTTCCCGCCTTTCGGAAGGCAGTGACAAGGATGGCTCTGGGGCATCAGGATAACTTGTACAAGGGGCTGAGTCTGTGGGATATGAGGACTCAGGGGCTGGAGGTCTGGCCTTCAACTCTCAAAGAGGCACTTCTGTGACCACATGGGTAGCCACAGTGTGGACAAGGCAAGGCTAAGCAAGGGGAGAGGAAAAGCCAGAGCCAGGGAGGGGGTGAATATGGCCTCCTCTCCAGGTTTCTGTTCCCTCTGTCCCTGTTCCAGCTGGCCTTAGGTGCGGCACTACTGAATGTTCAGATCCCTCTCCTCCTGGGCCAGCTGGTGGAGATTGTCGCCAAGTACACGAGGGACCACGTGGGGAGTTTCGTGTCCGAGTCCCGTAAGCTCAGCATGCAGCTGCTCCTACTGTACAGTGTTCAGGTATAGCCGGGTAGCAGGGCCTGGGCCTCACAGCAGCCTTCTTGGGGTGTTCCTAAATGCAAGGCCTCTCTTATAGGGATTGCTGACCTTTGGATACCTGGTGCTGCTGTCTCACATTGGTGAGCGCATGGCCATGGACATGCGGAAAGCCCTTTTCAGCTCCCTGCTCCGGTACTAGCAGCTATAGTGGGTGGGACCAGGGTAAACCAGGAGATCTAGGTGGGACAAATCCTGAAGTgccatctcctcttccttcacctGCTACCATCATGTCTTCCTGCCAGGCAAGACATTGCTTTCTTTGATGCCAAAAAGACAGGGCAGCTAGTGAGTCGCTTGACTACCGATGTGCAAGAATTCAAGTCATCCTTCAAGCTTGTCATCTCCCAGGTCAGTGGGTCTGTGCAAACTCAGCGGGCCAGAATTGCCTACCCCAGCCCTGACATCCTAACATTGCCTTGAAACAATGAATGCCCCTGCCCAGCTCTTAGTGTAGGCTATCTGAGGaaggtgtgagagagagagaacatggatgGAGGCGCTGGGACAGGGTCAAGGTCAGGACAGGCTGCTGATCCATGCTCTGaaactctgcctccccagaaaGCCATTGTGAGACAATTATGAGTGGCCCTGGAAAAAGCAAGCTCACCTAACCAGCATGACCCCTTTGTGCCCATCCCCAGCTGGCATCAAACTTATTCGTGACTCTGCTACATGCTGACAGCCCATCCTGTGCGCCCCTCCATCACCTGGTCCCAGGTCTGGCAGGACACTGGCCCATGGTAGTCAGTGTATTCCCGTGCAGGCCAGCATGtccaaaacagaaacaatgggtttgtctaaataaaaagggatagcctgccgggcagtggtggcacatgtctttaatcccagcactagggaggcagaggctggtggatttctgagttcaaggccagcctggtctacagagtgagttccaggacagccagggctatacagagaaaccctgtcttgaaaaaccaaaaaaaaaaaaaaaaaaaaaaaagtagggggGAGGATGATCTATGGACATTCTCGCCCATCCCTTTTGAAACTGATAGTCAGATCCTGGCTGACCAAGAAAGGGGTTCATTTGGTAACCAGTGACTGCCCCTTGACCTCCAGGGCTCATGCCACTGGCCTAGGCCTCATAAGTGCAGGGCTGTGGCCAGCCTACCCTCAGCAGAACACTCACCATTTGGtgccaatgttccaacatcctgcCCTCCTCTCACTACTCAGGGACTGCGCAGCTGCACCCAGGTGATCGGTAGCCTGGTGTCCCTGTCTATGCTGTCCCCGCGCCTTACACTGATACTGGCTGTCGTCACACCTGCCCTCATGGGAGTGGGCACCCTGCTGGGCTCAGGCCTCCGAAAGCTGTCTCGCCAGTGTCAGGAGCAGGTACTGGAGTTCTTGACTTGTCCCCCTTGATTCTTCCTAGCATCGCTGGCCCATTCTCCTTGCCcttccttctacctcttcctACCTACAACTACTTCCTatttccctgtgcccatgcaGATTGCCAGGGCGACAGGTGTAGCAGACGAGGCCCTCGGCAATGTTCGGACTGTGCGGGCCTTCGcgatggagaagagggaggaggagtaaGTCCTGGGAAAGCAGAGCATGAAGTGTGCCCATCTCACACCCTCCCCTGCCCTGGCTCTCAGCCCAGCTGTTTCCTGAGTGCCTAGCCCGCCTCTCTTCGCAGACGCTATCAAGCAGAACTGGAGTCATGCTGCTGTAAAGCAGAGGAGCTGGGCAGGGGCATAGCCTTGTTCCAAGGGCTCTCTAACATCGCTTTCAACTGTGAGTGAACAAGGCTCTGACTGGGAGGGGACGTGGGCATGGGCTCAGTGGGAGCAAAGACAGGCAACACAGCCTTTACTGGTTCACTTGCCCAGGTGTTTCTAACCCTGAGTACCTGCAGCTGTGAGATGCCCCAGCTTCTGACTCCATTGGGCTGTTAAGTGACCTTATCCCTTAGCTTGTGGAGAATGCTGCAGGGCACCCTTAAGGAGTGTGCTGTACACTTCAATGTTAGGAAACCATtctgtttctccagccctttatgttttcatttgtgtgtacatgtgtgtctgtgtctgggtatGGGTATGTGGATGTGAATGTGGGTACCTACAGAGGCCTCAGAGtgggaattataggcagttgtgaactgccagatgtgctgctgggaactgaactcaggtcctcagcatgagcagtatgtgctcttaactggtgagccattgtcccagaacttttatttttagatggaGCCTCACTAAGTTATCTAGACTGACTTCAGACTttttctgtatcccaggctgccttgaacgTGTGTTtcacctgccttagcctcctaagtaATTGTTACAGGCCTCTATCACTATACCTGGCCTACCCATCTTGTTTTGCAAGTGTGGAGTTGAGGGCTGAGAGTCAGCTGGTGGCAGTGCAGGGGTAAGACTCAGGACTCAGTCTTCATCCCTTGCCACTCCCTGCCTCACTGCCTGGCCCCTTTCCATATAGGTATGGTCTTGGGCACCCTGTTCATTGGGGGCTCCCTTGTGGCTGGACAGCAGCTGAAAGGGGGAGACCTCATGTCCTTCCTGGTGGCTTCCCAGACAGTACAGAGGTGAGTGGGGACCACTGTGATCTCTCAGGAGAGCTCCTCTACCCACTTCCAGAACCCTGCTTAGTAGAACAGGGCTGTCAGTGCACTTGAGGAGGGGCTGCTGCCTAGCGCTAACCCCGGTCTCCCAAGGGACCTCCTGCACTGGGCCTCCATTCAGGGATGCAGTAAGCTTTCAGGCAGCTCTCAAGTGACCCTGAGaagctttcaaaaaaaataataataataattgtggtGAAATAGAGAGTGGAAATTTTATTGCACTGGCCATTCTTAAGTGCACACTTTGGTAGTGTAATCCACAGCCCAGTGTTTTCAGCCACCACCAACACCCATCACCAGAACCTTGTCTTCCTACATTAGCTCCCCATTCCTCCCCAGCTTTGCATCCCCTTCCACTTCCTGCCCCCTGTGACTCTGAGTCACACATTGTCCTTCCCTTGGTGCCTGGCTGGCGTCAGCCAGCATATCGTGTGGCATGTATCAGCACTGACTACCCTATGCATACTTTCCTTAGACTAAGACACAGACTTTTTAAGGGCTGCCCTGGCCTCAGACCTTTCTTAGGATGCGACGTTACACAGGTGCTCCTAGTGTAACTTGCATTTCCCTGCGCCCTGTCCACCCTGTGCAGCACCTGGAGCTCACCGCTCACCTTGGCCATAAGGCAGCCTCAGTgggctgccccccacccccagttaaatcccttctctttccctgtgaAACCCAAGCACTTCCTACTATTGTTTCTACCTCGCTTTCCTACacatagcaaatattttttttttaaaaaagtaaatatatgttataaaaacCAACTAAAGAGTGAGTATGCTATAATAAATAAAGAGCAAAGACATATTAGCACCAACCACATCAGAAATGCTCTCCCCCTTCTCAAATTGGTCCTTCCCTACAGAGGTGGCATCCCTCATCATAGTGGTGCCCTGTCCCTACCCAGAGTCCTATCTTGTATCTTGCCATTGCTGTCCCTCCACAGTTCTTAGAGAAATACCTAGTGTCTGGTTGCTCTTGTCTAATGTGACAGAAAGCCAACCTGGAGACGGCAGGACGGTCTTGTCCGCCCCTAGCCCAAGGACTACGGAGCAGAGCTCACTGGCTCCCAGCTAAATGAGCACCGCTTTGCTTCCATTTCTGCTCCACATCAAAGACCCTCAGAGCCTCTGCTCTCAGAAGCCTTATCTGCCCTCTAGCCCAGCAGCCGTCCCTCCCTGCCTTTGCTCTCTAGGTGCTCTGATTGCGAAAGAGGTGGAGGTTGCCTTGTCCCTTCTGCTACCTGGCATTCTTTGTGCTGACCTAATTCCTTGGTCAGCGTGGGCTCTAGCCCCTGATGACCTTCTAGTCCTAAGGACTCAGACAAAGAGTTTGGCTCTACTCCCTGGGCACACGCCCCTCCACCTTCATGTTCTTACCTGCCCACTGCACTCTTCAGCCCTAAAGAGTACTGCGCTTAGACTGCAGGGCAGCCCAGAGAGTAGCCTTCGCTGTCTCAGGCCCCTGGCCAGGTCACCATCACCAGCCAGCTGGAAGAATTGGCTCCCTTAGGAAGCTGCTGTGTATCCAAGGACCCATATGTGAGGGCTGAGGGCCAAGGGGAGGGATGAGCAGGGCGTCACAGCTCCAGCTAAATGTTCCTTTTGACAGAGAATAGATGTCCCCAGATAGAGAATTTGCCCAAGCCAATTTACTTCATAATCCATGGCTGGCCCCATTGTACCAGCTCTCAGAGCAAGGTCAGAGCACTCCCATGAGTCATATGTGTTTTGGATTTCAGTTGTGGTTGGCCCCTTTGCCAGGCTCTAATGGATTCCTGGTTTCCTGTGAGCTGGTCACATCCACAGATAACTCACCCACTTAGCTGCTCCCTCCACAGCCTTCCTACTCCTGGCAAGTGCCTGTCGCCCAAAGCCTACCATAACTGTTTCCTTGAGGGCTTTGGGGTGCTTACCCAGCACTGGAAGAGTGAACCTGGTCCCTAGCTCCTCTTCTCAAAAAGGACCTGTTGCACTCAGAGGCATTTCCAAGTGGGTCGGCTACCTACTGGGGACCGGGACTAGGTTGTTGACTCATCTCCCTCCTTAGCTCTGAGCGGGCGACCAGCCCCAGTCCTGCCAAGACAAGGGAGGTGACCCACTGTCTAGACAGATAACTACATGGCATCACCTACACTTACCCACTTTTAGGGCAAGCCCACAGTAAAATCTTGGTGAGGAAATTTGCTTTGGGGGCTCCCCGGGGCTTCCCCTTTTAGTCCCCTGtctattttttcttctgaaaggGCTTAACTTTTTCCACCTGAATTTGAAAGTAAGTCCTTGGCTTCCCCATAGTCCAGTGTTAGGTCTGCCCTCCCCCTGTGAACCCATCCTTATCGATGTTTAGTTAAAGCAAGTGGGTGGAGACTACCAGGACCAGTTAggctccctctccccctctggtGGGCCATCTTCACCCTGCTTACTGAAGGCCAGGGAAGCAGTGGGCATACCACTGAGTCCCTGTCATTTATCTATCAATCGCTGCTTCCTGGGCCTCTCCAGGCCCTGGCCCTGGCAGCAGGCAGCTGTTTAACTGAAGAGGGAAGGGATGTTGAGTGATCTGGTGTCACAGGGTCCCAGGGCTCCTGTGGCCATAAGATCTTTGGGGACTTACACATGTGAACCCTGCTGTCGCCTCCCCGACATAGCCATCCCTTCTCTCTGGCTCTTGTTAATACCTCTTCTCACTCTTTGCTCTGGCAGGTCTATGGCCAGCCTCTCTGTCCTGTTTGGTCAGGTAAGTGAGATTGTCCCAAGTCTGGGTTAGAGTCCCCATCCATCACTAGAGAGGTgtgaggtaggtgtgtgtgtgtgtgtgctgctgctgctgctgtgaatACTGCTTATGGCTGGGGGTGGGcagaagaacaaagaacaggaTTTTTGAACCCCAAGACCACCCTACTATGAAGGGTCTGGACACACTGCAGCCCTATCTGGCAGCAGAAGCCCCCTTCCATGGGAGCCCCAGTTTTTATCTCAGCCACAAACTAGACTCCTTCTGCAGGTGGTGCGTGGGCTGAGTGCAGGAGCCCGAGTCTTCGAGTACATGGCCCTGAGCCCCGTCATCCCATTGACCGGGAGCTTCTGCATCCCCAGCAAGGACCTTCGTGGTTCCATCACCTTCCAGAATGTCAGCTTCAGGTCAGCATTGGTGGGTGGGCTGAGAATGAGGGGAAATCAGCTGGCATTTAACTGAATGCTTCCTGTGAACAAGGCCCTGTGAGGGGCCTTAGGGCCAGGAACATGGTCTGACTGGGGCTCTCTTGGCCACCCCCAGCTACCCCTGCAGACCCGGTGTCAGTGTGCTCAAGGACTTCACCCTGAAGCTGCCCCCTGGCAAGATTGTGGCTCTTGTGGGCCAGTCTGGGGGAGGTAAGAGGAACTTGACCGTCTTTCATCCTCTGGTTCATATTTTTTGGCAACCCCTTGGAGCAGGGCCCTCTGTGGTTCCTGCTCCTGCCTGGGATGGGTATCCTCCAGTACTACAAGGGTCTGTCTTTGCTGGGAGATTCTCCAAAACGCTCCTCTCCACaactccttcccccaccccgccCTCCAGGCAAGACCACAGTTGCTTCCCTGCTGGAGCGCTTCTATGACCCCACAGCTGGCACAGTGACGCTGGATGGGCATGACCTGCGCACTCTCAACCCCTCCTGGCTCCGGGGCCAGGTCATAGGTTTCATCAGCCAGGTGAAGGGCAGATCTGGACAGGGTCTCAACAGCAACACCGgggcccctttcctctcttcccactcaTCTCCTGGTTCCTCTGAGGAGATCTGGGCCTTTCATGGTTCCTAGCCATCCTCTGGAGCCAGTCCATCCGTCTCCCTCTGCAGCTTTGTCCTTGTACCCCAGAGCACAGACACTGCTCCTGTGGGCTGCTGTCTTAAGGTCCTAAAGCAGTGGCTCTAAGGCTGCCAACAGCTACATGCAGGAGAGGCCCGACTCACACAACTTCCTCCCTATTACTATAGTGCCTGTCCATCATTACCTTCGGTGAGGTAGTCAGTgtcctctgtgtgtggggggggtggggtggtctgTTTCCCATTAATGAGCCTCCCTGTCCTCACATGATAAGCATCTGCCTTTGAACTTCAGACCTGCCCTGCAATCGTGGTCCTGTAAAATAACACCCCGATGCATATGGCAGTCCCCAAGTTTTGAGGCTAGCTCAGAGCATAACCTGTAGATGCCATCTCTGTGTCCCCATTCCACTCAACCTTGCAGGAGCCAGTCCTGTTTGCAACAACAATCATGGAGAATATCCGATTTGGGAAGCTGGATGCTTCCGATGAAGAGGTGTATGCGGCTGCACGAGAAGCCAATGCCCACGAGTTCATCAGCCGCTTCCCTGATGGCTACAGCACTGTGGTTGGTGGGTCCCTTGAAGGGAAGTTGCTGGGTCAACAGGGCAGTGGTGAGGCTCAGGAGCCATGGTTCTACCAGCACAGAGCAACTCAGCATAACTCTTGAGAGGGACAGCTAGGACACAGTCAAGCTAGGAAAGAGCAGACCATGGTTGAGGAAACAAAGATGCCTTTATGGAGATAGAAGAACCTGAGCCATGTAGAGAGGGCTCTGAGAGGAGATTATAATAGCAAATGTAAATGGGAGACCCAGGCCACAGGCACAAAGGACTTGTGCACTCGAACCTACCACAGCCCAAGACAGGAAATAGGACTCCTCTCAGAACTTTCCATGTTCTTCTGGTTCTCTTGCTCTTCAGTGGCATCCCTCAGCACAACAGGCTGGTGCCATGTGCAGGCCTTTTCTGTCTTCAGGGTACTGGACCATACAGTGGCACAGTAGCTCATGCCTGTGACAACCTAAGTCTTACATGTTCATCCCCACGGCTCTTCTGTCATCTCTGGGGCTGTATATACAGAGTATGACTATCCAGGAGTTTGGCTGTGCTACATAGAATGTTCCAGCACCTCTTAGGGCTTC
This genomic interval from Mastomys coucha isolate ucsf_1 unplaced genomic scaffold, UCSF_Mcou_1 pScaffold19, whole genome shotgun sequence contains the following:
- the Abcb8 gene encoding ATP-binding cassette sub-family B member 8, mitochondrial, with the protein product MLMHLFRVGIRGGQVPGWSLQSLRFQTFSAARSSDDQLSSCLLRAVAQLRSQLWAHLPRAPPASHRSPSAWRWVGGTLVVPAVLWQHPRLCLIALCETRGSPPARPTRAPELGFNWKLFWHFLHPHLLALGAAIVLALGAALLNVQIPLLLGQLVEIVAKYTRDHVGSFVSESRKLSMQLLLLYSVQGLLTFGYLVLLSHIGERMAMDMRKALFSSLLRQDIAFFDAKKTGQLVSRLTTDVQEFKSSFKLVISQGLRSCTQVIGSLVSLSMLSPRLTLILAVVTPALMGVGTLLGSGLRKLSRQCQEQIARATGVADEALGNVRTVRAFAMEKREEERYQAELESCCCKAEELGRGIALFQGLSNIAFNCMVLGTLFIGGSLVAGQQLKGGDLMSFLVASQTVQRSMASLSVLFGQVVRGLSAGARVFEYMALSPVIPLTGSFCIPSKDLRGSITFQNVSFSYPCRPGVSVLKDFTLKLPPGKIVALVGQSGGGKTTVASLLERFYDPTAGTVTLDGHDLRTLNPSWLRGQVIGFISQEPVLFATTIMENIRFGKLDASDEEVYAAAREANAHEFISRFPDGYSTVVGERGTTLSGGQKQRLAIARALIKRPTVLILDEATSALDAESERVVQEALDRASAGRTVLVIAHRLSTVRAAHSIIVMANGQVCEAGTHEELLKKGGLYAELIRRQALDASLTSTPPAEKPEDPRNC